Proteins found in one Triticum aestivum cultivar Chinese Spring chromosome 4D, IWGSC CS RefSeq v2.1, whole genome shotgun sequence genomic segment:
- the LOC123100121 gene encoding uncharacterized protein — RIGSTRQAIPTGVSLQRLLKPSVKPSPESDSIFVPPAPDAVGSDLGNPAGGSGTSTGGPGTAVVAPGSGTSEPGPGTAAVGPGTATTQQAVADSNSSPPNPPTRVTVAVLTIEEVTAPSWAQPILNFLVNRELPTDEISARQVQRRAGAYTIINRELVKRSVTGVFQRCVEPEKGIAILKDIHQGECGHHAASRSLVAKAFRHGFFWPTALEDAKELVKCCKGCQVFSSKQHLPASALKTIPLTWPFAVWG, encoded by the coding sequence cggatcggctccacccgacaagctataccaaccggcgtctctctccaacgcctcctcaaaccgtctgtcaagccgtctccagaatcagactccatcttcgtaccgcctgcccctgatgcagtcggatccgacttggggaacccagcaggcggctcggggacttcgacaggcggcccggggactgccgtagtcgcacccggctcggggacttcagaacccggcccggggactgcagcagtcggcccggggactgcaacgacacaacaggcggtggccgactccaactcttcaccacccaacccacccacccgggtcacggTAGCCGTattgacaatagaagaagtcacagctccatcatgggcccagcccatcctcaacttcctagtaaacagagagctgccgactgatgagatctcggcaagacaagttcaacgccgagccggagcatacacaataataaacagagaacttgttaagcgtagcgtcactggagtcttccagcgctgcgtcgagccagagaagggcatagcaatcctcaaggatatccaccaaggcgaatgcggccaccacgcggcctcaagatcacttgtcgccaaagctttccgccatggtttcttctggccgactgctttggaagacgccaaggaattagtcaaatgctgcaaagggtgccaagtcttcagctccaagcaacacctgccggcttctgcactcaagaccatccccctcacctggccctttgccgtctggggg